A window of the Nycticebus coucang isolate mNycCou1 chromosome 3, mNycCou1.pri, whole genome shotgun sequence genome harbors these coding sequences:
- the IFIT3 gene encoding interferon-induced protein with tetratricopeptide repeats 3 isoform X1 has translation MNKLEIKSAWTLAFQNCKETAIMSENTKNSLEKILPQLKCHFTWNLFKGESVPSDLEDRVCNQIKCLNTEFKATMYNLLAYIKHLDGQNEAALECLQQAEDFIQREHAGQTEIRSLVTWGNYAWVYYHMGRFSEAQIYVDKVKQSCKKFSNPYSLESPELDCEEGWTRLKCGRNERAKMCFEKALEEKPGNPEFASGLAIAMYCLDNNPQKQWSVDAFKEAVDLNPDNQYVKVLLALKLQTMNKEAEGEQLVEEALEKAPCQTDVLRSAAKFYRKKGDLDKAIELFLKALESIPNNAYLCHQIGCCYKAKARQIQNAGESEARANREKIEELQQCALDYLNKARERGLNPLNPDSNLPELLEAEECYQISFSKELPHAERQQLLQGHCHSLERGRESADTTTVQQHLQGLSISKTSTEKGEMKQQAQNTAENPLPQNVPNSWYRQGLIHKQNGDLQQATKCYEKELGRLLRDVPSGIGSLLLSASELEEGSEETSQGAGKSNP, from the exons ATGAATAAGCTGGAAATAAAATCAGCCTGGACACTAGCTTTTCAAAATTGCAAGGAAACAGCCATCATGAG TGAGAACACCAAGAATTCCCTGGAGAAAATTCTTCCACAGCTAAAATGCCATTTCACCTGGAACTTATTTAAGGGAGAAAGCGTCCCAAGTGATCTAGAAGACAGAGTGTGTAACCAGATTAAATGTTTAAACACTGAGTTCAAAGCTACAATGTACAACTTGCTGGCCTACATAAAACACCTAGATGGTCAAAATGAAGCCGCCCTGGAATGCTTACAGCAAGCTGAAGACTTCATCCAGCGAGAGCACGCTGGCCAGACAGAAATCAGAAGCCTGGTCACCTGGGGAAACTACGCCTGGGTCTACTATCACATGGGCCGCTTTTCAGAAGCTCAGATTTATGTGGATAAGGTGAAACAGTCCTGCAAGAAGTTTTCAAATCCTTATAGCCTTGAGAGTCCTGAGCTTGACTGTGAGGAAGGATGGACACGGCTAAAATGTGGAAGAAACGAAAGGGCAAAGATGTGTTTTGAGAAGGCACTAGAAGAAAAACCGGGCAATCCAGAATTTGCCTCCGGACTGGCCATCGCCATGTACTGTCTGGATAATAACCCACAGAAACAGTGGTCTGTCGATGCTTTCAAGGAGGCTGTTGACCTGAATCCTGATAACCAGTATGTCAAAGTTCTCTTGGCCCTCAAACTGCAGACGATGAATAAAGAAGCTGAAGGGGAGCAATTGGTTGAAGAGGCTCTAGAGAAGGCTCCTTGCCAAACAGACGTCCTTCGCAGTGCagccaaattttacagaaaaaaaggcGACCTAGACAAAGCTATTGAATTATTTCTAAAGGCACTGGAATCCATACCAAACAATGCCTACCTCTGTCATCAGATTGGATGCTGCTACAAGGCAAAAGCCAGACAAATACAGAATGCAGGAGAATCCGAAGCTCGTGCAAacagagagaagattgaagagctaCAGCAGTGTGCCTTGGACTATTTGAATAAAGCCCGTGAGAGGGGCCTAAATCCTCTGAACCCAGACTCAAATCTCCCTGAGCTCCTGGAAGCAGAAGAATGTTACCAGATATCCTTCAGTAAGGAGCTTCCTCACGCTGAGAGGCAACAGCTCCTCCAGGGCCACTGCCACAGTCTGGAGCGTGGCAGGGAGTCTGCAGACACCACCACCGTGCAGCAACATTTACAGGGTTTGTCCATAAGTAAAACATCAACCGAGAAGGGAGAGATGAAACAGCAGGCACAGAACACAGCTGAAAATCCACTTCCACAAAATGTACCGAATTCTTGGTATCGTCAAGGATTAATTCACAAGCAGAATGGAGATCTGCAGCAAGCAACCAAATGTTATGAGAAGGAGCTGGGCCGCCTGCTCAGGGACGTCCCTTCAGGCATAGGCAGCTTGCTCCTGTCTGCCTCTGAGCTTGAAGAGGGCAGTGAGGAGACCAGCCAGGGTGCAGGCAAGTCCAATCCCTGA
- the IFIT3 gene encoding interferon-induced protein with tetratricopeptide repeats 3 isoform X2, with translation MSENTKNSLEKILPQLKCHFTWNLFKGESVPSDLEDRVCNQIKCLNTEFKATMYNLLAYIKHLDGQNEAALECLQQAEDFIQREHAGQTEIRSLVTWGNYAWVYYHMGRFSEAQIYVDKVKQSCKKFSNPYSLESPELDCEEGWTRLKCGRNERAKMCFEKALEEKPGNPEFASGLAIAMYCLDNNPQKQWSVDAFKEAVDLNPDNQYVKVLLALKLQTMNKEAEGEQLVEEALEKAPCQTDVLRSAAKFYRKKGDLDKAIELFLKALESIPNNAYLCHQIGCCYKAKARQIQNAGESEARANREKIEELQQCALDYLNKARERGLNPLNPDSNLPELLEAEECYQISFSKELPHAERQQLLQGHCHSLERGRESADTTTVQQHLQGLSISKTSTEKGEMKQQAQNTAENPLPQNVPNSWYRQGLIHKQNGDLQQATKCYEKELGRLLRDVPSGIGSLLLSASELEEGSEETSQGAGKSNP, from the exons ATGAG TGAGAACACCAAGAATTCCCTGGAGAAAATTCTTCCACAGCTAAAATGCCATTTCACCTGGAACTTATTTAAGGGAGAAAGCGTCCCAAGTGATCTAGAAGACAGAGTGTGTAACCAGATTAAATGTTTAAACACTGAGTTCAAAGCTACAATGTACAACTTGCTGGCCTACATAAAACACCTAGATGGTCAAAATGAAGCCGCCCTGGAATGCTTACAGCAAGCTGAAGACTTCATCCAGCGAGAGCACGCTGGCCAGACAGAAATCAGAAGCCTGGTCACCTGGGGAAACTACGCCTGGGTCTACTATCACATGGGCCGCTTTTCAGAAGCTCAGATTTATGTGGATAAGGTGAAACAGTCCTGCAAGAAGTTTTCAAATCCTTATAGCCTTGAGAGTCCTGAGCTTGACTGTGAGGAAGGATGGACACGGCTAAAATGTGGAAGAAACGAAAGGGCAAAGATGTGTTTTGAGAAGGCACTAGAAGAAAAACCGGGCAATCCAGAATTTGCCTCCGGACTGGCCATCGCCATGTACTGTCTGGATAATAACCCACAGAAACAGTGGTCTGTCGATGCTTTCAAGGAGGCTGTTGACCTGAATCCTGATAACCAGTATGTCAAAGTTCTCTTGGCCCTCAAACTGCAGACGATGAATAAAGAAGCTGAAGGGGAGCAATTGGTTGAAGAGGCTCTAGAGAAGGCTCCTTGCCAAACAGACGTCCTTCGCAGTGCagccaaattttacagaaaaaaaggcGACCTAGACAAAGCTATTGAATTATTTCTAAAGGCACTGGAATCCATACCAAACAATGCCTACCTCTGTCATCAGATTGGATGCTGCTACAAGGCAAAAGCCAGACAAATACAGAATGCAGGAGAATCCGAAGCTCGTGCAAacagagagaagattgaagagctaCAGCAGTGTGCCTTGGACTATTTGAATAAAGCCCGTGAGAGGGGCCTAAATCCTCTGAACCCAGACTCAAATCTCCCTGAGCTCCTGGAAGCAGAAGAATGTTACCAGATATCCTTCAGTAAGGAGCTTCCTCACGCTGAGAGGCAACAGCTCCTCCAGGGCCACTGCCACAGTCTGGAGCGTGGCAGGGAGTCTGCAGACACCACCACCGTGCAGCAACATTTACAGGGTTTGTCCATAAGTAAAACATCAACCGAGAAGGGAGAGATGAAACAGCAGGCACAGAACACAGCTGAAAATCCACTTCCACAAAATGTACCGAATTCTTGGTATCGTCAAGGATTAATTCACAAGCAGAATGGAGATCTGCAGCAAGCAACCAAATGTTATGAGAAGGAGCTGGGCCGCCTGCTCAGGGACGTCCCTTCAGGCATAGGCAGCTTGCTCCTGTCTGCCTCTGAGCTTGAAGAGGGCAGTGAGGAGACCAGCCAGGGTGCAGGCAAGTCCAATCCCTGA